In Xanthomonas sacchari, a genomic segment contains:
- a CDS encoding alpha/beta hydrolase → MRHPSRPFAIAAATLLLAACQAAQAPAPQTSERSYGALRFHPCTLTNPVASNNVAAQCTRMAVAENPAAPNGRKIDLNIAWLPITGEGGSDPDPVFFLAGGPGQAATQVASIVDMALRETRKRRDVFLIDQRGTGQSNPLSCLGPDGKEMPLADPARAPTAAELVDYARRCAQSLQGRADPRYYTTTQAIGDLDAVRAALGVDKINLIGGSYGTRVAQQYARRYAPHVRSVVIDGVAPNDLVVGGEFATTFEDAIALQAEQCKADPACAKRFPTDTRAQLRAVVARLRQAPVEVDYRDPASGESRHDRVTADTVTSLAFSFSYAPQTASLLPLVLDEAANGRYGPLMSLARMMGGQLDGQMNRGMQWSVICAEDADRYRAPQTHDTLLGPEVAQMFFAACPVWPTGTRPADFTAPFTSTLPVLLTSGQLDPVTPPRYAARVLKSLPNGRHLVVRGQGHGTMTLGCMPKLLGQFFETADAKHLDATCLDAMSGVPAFTSFNGWEP, encoded by the coding sequence ATGCGACACCCCTCCCGGCCGTTCGCCATCGCGGCGGCCACCCTGCTGCTCGCCGCCTGCCAGGCGGCCCAGGCACCGGCGCCGCAGACGTCCGAGCGCAGCTACGGCGCGCTGCGCTTCCACCCGTGCACGCTGACCAATCCGGTCGCCTCCAACAACGTCGCGGCGCAGTGCACGCGTATGGCGGTGGCGGAGAATCCGGCGGCGCCGAACGGCCGCAAGATCGACCTCAACATCGCCTGGCTGCCGATCACCGGGGAGGGCGGCAGCGACCCGGACCCGGTGTTCTTCCTGGCCGGCGGTCCCGGCCAGGCCGCCACCCAGGTCGCCAGCATCGTCGACATGGCGCTGCGCGAAACCCGCAAGCGCCGCGACGTGTTCCTGATCGACCAGCGCGGCACCGGCCAGTCCAATCCGCTGAGCTGCCTGGGGCCGGACGGCAAGGAGATGCCGCTGGCCGATCCGGCGCGTGCGCCCACCGCCGCCGAACTGGTCGACTATGCGCGGCGCTGCGCGCAGTCGCTGCAGGGCCGCGCCGATCCGCGCTACTACACCACCACCCAGGCGATCGGCGATCTGGATGCGGTGCGCGCCGCGCTGGGCGTGGACAAGATCAACCTGATCGGCGGCTCCTACGGCACCCGCGTCGCCCAGCAGTACGCGCGCCGCTATGCGCCGCACGTGCGCAGCGTGGTCATCGACGGGGTGGCGCCGAACGATCTGGTGGTCGGCGGCGAGTTCGCCACCACCTTCGAGGATGCGATCGCGCTGCAGGCCGAGCAATGCAAGGCCGATCCGGCCTGCGCCAAGCGCTTTCCCACCGATACCCGCGCGCAGTTGCGCGCGGTGGTGGCGCGGCTGCGCCAGGCGCCGGTGGAGGTGGACTATCGCGATCCGGCCAGCGGCGAGAGCCGCCATGACCGGGTCACCGCCGATACCGTCACCAGCCTGGCGTTCTCGTTCTCCTATGCGCCGCAGACCGCATCGCTGCTGCCGCTGGTGCTGGACGAAGCCGCCAACGGCCGCTACGGGCCGCTGATGTCGCTGGCGCGGATGATGGGCGGGCAGTTGGACGGGCAGATGAACCGCGGCATGCAGTGGTCGGTGATCTGCGCCGAGGACGCCGACCGCTATCGCGCGCCACAAACCCACGACACGCTGCTCGGCCCGGAAGTGGCGCAGATGTTCTTCGCCGCCTGCCCGGTGTGGCCGACCGGCACCCGCCCGGCCGATTTCACCGCGCCGTTTACCTCCACCCTGCCGGTGTTGCTGACCTCCGGCCAGCTGGATCCGGTGACGCCGCCGCGCTATGCGGCGCGCGTGCTGAAGAGCCTGCCCAACGGCCGCCACCTGGTGGTGCGCGGCCAGGGCCACGGCACCATGACCCTGGGCTGCATGCCCAAGCTGCTCGGCCAGTTCTTCGAAACCGCCGATGCCAAGCACCTCGATGCCACCTGCCTGGACGCGATGAGCGGCGTGCCGGCCTTCACTTCATTCAACGGATGGGAACCATGA